In Planctomicrobium piriforme, a genomic segment contains:
- a CDS encoding cysteine peptidase family C39 domain-containing protein gives MSDIWTAVVVMSLVSAAAGILSARYLSTAKGQWVMLLLTLSITAVVFFLLFFAGQLFWARIVPSSAAIIYTNLAAVFAGLGAGWGWRLPQATRWRRILLSILLGAAALAAILWPLLSVALRPPPEGQDEWEGPVAMQSSWATCSPAAAATFLTANGIKVSEREMIPLCLTDYDGTPTLGLYRGVKLMASRNQRQVEIVDPSLKKLLQDDRWPVLMAVRLPFGVDDERFEAEWGWIPGMGHSVVGLGRSPEGEFLIADPAIGLELWSESKLKTLWQGNALRLGSPER, from the coding sequence ATGTCTGATATCTGGACCGCGGTTGTGGTGATGTCGCTCGTCTCGGCGGCTGCGGGGATTTTGTCCGCGCGGTATCTATCGACTGCGAAAGGGCAGTGGGTGATGCTGCTGCTGACCCTGTCGATCACGGCTGTGGTTTTCTTTTTGCTGTTCTTTGCTGGCCAGCTCTTCTGGGCGCGGATCGTCCCCAGCTCCGCCGCCATTATTTACACCAATCTGGCCGCCGTCTTCGCGGGATTGGGGGCCGGGTGGGGCTGGCGATTACCGCAAGCGACGCGGTGGCGCCGCATCCTGTTATCAATCCTTTTGGGCGCTGCGGCACTGGCTGCGATTCTCTGGCCGTTGCTTTCGGTGGCCTTGCGACCACCCCCGGAAGGTCAGGATGAATGGGAAGGGCCTGTCGCGATGCAGAGTTCCTGGGCCACATGCAGCCCGGCAGCCGCCGCCACTTTCCTGACGGCGAACGGAATCAAAGTCAGCGAACGGGAAATGATCCCGCTGTGCCTCACAGATTACGACGGCACCCCCACCCTGGGACTCTATCGCGGCGTCAAACTGATGGCCTCGCGAAATCAACGTCAGGTCGAGATTGTGGACCCGAGTCTGAAAAAACTGCTGCAAGACGATCGCTGGCCGGTCCTGATGGCGGTGCGGCTTCCGTTTGGAGTCGACGACGAACGCTTTGAGGCCGAATGGGGCTGGATTCCCGGGATGGGGCACTCGGTTGTCGGGCTTGGCCGCAGTCCCGAGGGCGAATTCCTCATCGCCGACCCGGCCATCGGCCTGGAACTCTGGTCGGAATCAAAACTGAAAACACTCTGGCAAGGCAACGCCCTGCGTTTGGGTTCGCCTGAACGCTGA
- a CDS encoding DNA integrity scanning protein DisA nucleotide-binding domain protein yields MSRDSLPPILASLIRQARRVAEEVNCIATVMLADVSYDFREIQQLLKQTQLIVASAVPAVVEAAKADLVAVVPLNQEPQTRQVQLSQALLEAIADNLVKTGDRVMALYSGYERDTIDTLSIINLSERLARLTARDLQRLETQVPLGTLRRVVDLAVEIGREGRESKRVGTLFVVGNHRKVLDMSHEQIHDPFKGYAKKERMISNARVRESIKELSQIDGAFVIASDGCVMAAGRILDAPAEDLTLSKGLGARHWAAAAISKATNSIAIAVSESTGTVRLFQNGTVVLRIEPMMQAMKWHDVDTEPPQE; encoded by the coding sequence ATGTCCCGTGACAGCCTGCCTCCGATTCTTGCCAGCCTCATTCGGCAGGCAAGGCGCGTTGCGGAGGAGGTCAATTGCATCGCCACGGTGATGCTCGCGGACGTCTCTTACGACTTCAGAGAAATTCAACAGTTGCTCAAGCAGACGCAGCTGATCGTCGCATCCGCAGTGCCCGCCGTCGTGGAAGCCGCCAAAGCCGATCTGGTCGCCGTGGTCCCCCTCAATCAAGAGCCGCAGACCCGGCAGGTGCAGCTCAGTCAGGCTCTGCTGGAAGCCATTGCAGACAACCTTGTGAAAACCGGCGATCGGGTGATGGCCCTGTATTCCGGCTACGAACGCGACACCATCGACACGCTGAGTATCATCAATCTCAGCGAACGTCTGGCTCGGCTCACTGCCCGGGATCTGCAACGTCTCGAAACCCAGGTGCCGCTGGGCACGCTGCGTCGAGTGGTGGATCTCGCGGTCGAAATTGGCCGGGAAGGACGGGAAAGCAAACGAGTGGGAACCCTGTTCGTCGTCGGTAATCACCGCAAGGTGCTCGACATGTCGCACGAACAGATTCACGACCCATTCAAAGGGTATGCAAAAAAAGAGCGGATGATCTCGAACGCCCGGGTGCGAGAAAGCATCAAGGAACTGTCACAGATTGACGGCGCGTTTGTGATCGCTTCGGACGGCTGCGTCATGGCCGCAGGCCGCATTCTCGACGCCCCTGCCGAAGACCTGACGCTGTCCAAGGGACTCGGTGCCCGCCACTGGGCCGCCGCCGCCATTTCCAAGGCGACCAATTCCATCGCCATTGCCGTCTCCGAATCGACCGGCACCGTCCGGCTCTTCCAGAACGGCACCGTTGTTCTGCGAATCGAACCGATGATGCAGGCCATGAAATGGCACGATGTCGACACCGAGCCGCCGCAGGAATAG
- the aroL gene encoding shikimate kinase AroL, whose amino-acid sequence MVITLIGYRGTGKTTVGAALAQRLGWEFLDLDPEIERQAGLSIAEIFAIHGEPHFRQLESEFLAAALQRTNIVLSPGGGAVLNPLNRQAMQAAGPVVWLHAPVETIISRLENDPATQGRRPSLTGTDVVAEVNEVLQRRLPIYQAAASQVIATDNRTPEQILEDIIRQLPDEIQNS is encoded by the coding sequence ATGGTCATCACGCTCATCGGATATCGAGGAACCGGCAAGACGACCGTGGGCGCGGCATTGGCGCAGCGGCTCGGCTGGGAATTTCTCGACCTCGACCCGGAGATCGAACGTCAGGCGGGGCTGAGCATCGCCGAGATTTTCGCAATACATGGGGAACCGCATTTTCGGCAACTCGAAAGTGAATTCCTCGCCGCCGCACTTCAGAGAACGAACATCGTCCTCTCGCCCGGCGGGGGGGCGGTGTTGAACCCTCTCAACCGGCAGGCGATGCAGGCGGCGGGGCCGGTGGTCTGGCTGCATGCCCCTGTCGAGACCATCATTTCACGGCTGGAGAACGACCCGGCGACTCAAGGGCGTCGTCCCTCCCTGACCGGGACGGATGTTGTCGCCGAAGTGAACGAGGTGTTGCAGCGGCGGTTGCCGATTTATCAGGCGGCCGCTAGTCAGGTGATCGCGACCGACAACCGGACTCCAGAACAAATTCTCGAAGACATTATTCGCCAGTTGCCGGATGAGATTCAAAATTCCTGA
- a CDS encoding right-handed parallel beta-helix repeat-containing protein: MSDPIHIFCRLLAMACALFVVSASLCTAAENRFYVATDGNDQWTGKLSAANAAKSDGPFATLARARDAVRQQKSTSPTDSFLVLIRGGVYSVPSTLVLNEQDSGTESAPIIYKAFEQERPIFVGGKTITGWTVWKDQILQANTREQGFPATPFTQLLLNGERQHLARYPNFDPENPYGGGWAYAAGKPVPMYVDVPNESLRVFSVEEKDARKWEHPERVEVFTFARYNWWNNIVRLASFDPVSRNVTLVGDCSYAVRPGDRYYFQNALEELDSPGEWYLDEATGIVYFWPPAPLAGQTVTAPTTRTILALNKTSHVRFQGLTFECAEGTGISFSGTNNCQIAACEVRSVGDYNGSGIAISGGQKNSVFGCDVHHTGRDGISLSGGDRVTLTSAENSAENNYVHHVGVFYKQGVGIALTGVGNRATKNLIHDGPRMGIIFSGNNLLIDNNHIRHVNLETEDTGAVYTGGRDWISSRGTVIRNNYFHDILGYGRDHNGKWVSPHFAWGVYLDDNTGGVDVIGNVVARCSRAGIHLHNGRDNLIQNNMFLENGLQQVEYGGWTAQHSYWSSHFPTMVEGYEKVFGQPAWKNMRNMNLHPKDAILPDGTIMAGNVFEKNVVAWKNPDSKLFQMRDVNFEKNTFDRNLYWHFGQPIETGYNRFGRSLSKNLAPNPGFEQGKPNQLPEGWNWQVFPTKAAAAGVTTKPANGERCLRINAAYDESKPQDNYPIVISNEMELKPGGAYRLRAKFRATEENAKAQFMLQSYVPNAYFWASHPNEVAVKTKWEPAEFVFRLPSPGDANYHEQMQKFVVRIDFKDKAGMLFVDDVLLQEVEMLDGFTSWQQLGNDKNSLVKDPLFEDYDADNFRLKSASPAFGLGFKPIPIDQIGPYQHELRASWPITEAPGAREKPLTSR; the protein is encoded by the coding sequence ATGTCCGACCCCATTCATATTTTCTGCCGCCTGCTCGCAATGGCGTGTGCCCTGTTCGTCGTCAGTGCCTCACTTTGCACAGCCGCGGAGAACCGCTTCTACGTCGCAACCGACGGCAACGATCAGTGGACCGGCAAGTTGTCCGCGGCGAATGCTGCAAAGTCAGACGGCCCCTTCGCCACGCTGGCCCGGGCCCGCGATGCAGTTCGTCAGCAGAAATCCACATCGCCTACCGACAGCTTCCTCGTCCTGATTCGAGGCGGCGTCTACTCAGTCCCCTCTACCCTGGTACTGAACGAGCAGGATTCCGGGACCGAGTCAGCTCCGATCATCTACAAGGCATTCGAGCAAGAACGACCCATCTTTGTCGGCGGCAAAACCATTACCGGCTGGACCGTCTGGAAAGACCAGATCCTGCAGGCCAACACCCGCGAACAAGGTTTCCCGGCAACGCCATTCACACAACTGCTGCTGAACGGCGAACGTCAACACCTCGCCCGTTATCCCAACTTCGATCCAGAAAACCCCTACGGCGGCGGCTGGGCCTATGCCGCCGGAAAGCCTGTCCCCATGTACGTCGACGTTCCAAACGAAAGCCTGCGGGTCTTTTCGGTGGAGGAGAAAGACGCTCGAAAATGGGAGCATCCAGAACGCGTCGAGGTGTTCACCTTCGCCCGTTACAACTGGTGGAACAACATCGTCCGGCTGGCGTCATTCGACCCTGTTAGCCGCAACGTCACTTTGGTCGGAGACTGCTCGTACGCGGTACGGCCCGGCGACCGTTACTACTTTCAGAATGCATTGGAAGAACTCGATTCGCCCGGCGAATGGTATCTGGACGAAGCAACCGGCATCGTCTATTTCTGGCCCCCTGCTCCGCTGGCCGGGCAAACAGTCACCGCCCCCACCACGCGTACCATTCTGGCCCTCAACAAAACGTCACATGTTCGCTTTCAGGGACTGACCTTCGAATGCGCCGAAGGGACCGGCATCTCCTTCTCCGGCACGAACAATTGCCAGATTGCCGCCTGTGAAGTTCGTAGCGTGGGGGACTACAACGGGTCCGGCATAGCGATTTCAGGCGGCCAGAAGAATTCAGTCTTCGGATGCGATGTGCATCACACCGGACGTGACGGCATCAGCCTGTCAGGCGGCGATCGCGTCACGCTCACCTCCGCCGAGAACTCAGCCGAGAACAACTACGTGCATCACGTCGGCGTGTTCTATAAGCAGGGAGTCGGCATCGCGCTGACCGGCGTCGGCAATCGCGCGACCAAGAATCTGATTCACGACGGCCCCCGCATGGGCATCATCTTCAGCGGCAACAATCTGCTGATCGACAACAACCACATCCGGCATGTGAACCTGGAGACCGAAGACACCGGGGCCGTCTACACCGGAGGCCGCGACTGGATCTCCTCCCGCGGCACGGTCATTCGCAATAACTACTTTCACGACATCCTCGGTTACGGGCGGGATCACAACGGCAAATGGGTCTCCCCGCACTTCGCTTGGGGCGTCTATCTCGATGACAACACCGGCGGCGTCGATGTCATCGGCAATGTGGTGGCCCGTTGTTCCCGCGCCGGCATTCATCTGCATAACGGACGCGACAATCTCATTCAGAACAACATGTTCCTCGAAAACGGGCTGCAACAGGTCGAGTATGGGGGCTGGACCGCTCAGCATTCGTACTGGAGCAGCCATTTCCCCACGATGGTGGAAGGCTACGAAAAAGTGTTCGGGCAGCCTGCCTGGAAAAACATGCGGAACATGAACCTGCATCCCAAAGATGCCATTCTCCCCGACGGCACGATCATGGCCGGAAACGTCTTCGAGAAGAACGTGGTTGCCTGGAAAAATCCCGACTCGAAACTCTTTCAGATGCGGGACGTAAACTTCGAAAAGAATACCTTCGATCGCAACTTGTACTGGCATTTCGGGCAGCCCATTGAGACGGGTTACAACCGCTTTGGACGTTCGCTATCGAAAAACCTCGCACCAAACCCCGGCTTCGAACAGGGCAAACCAAACCAGTTGCCTGAGGGCTGGAACTGGCAGGTATTTCCCACCAAGGCGGCGGCAGCGGGCGTCACGACAAAGCCGGCCAACGGCGAACGCTGCCTGCGAATCAACGCCGCATACGACGAATCGAAACCCCAGGACAACTACCCGATCGTCATCAGCAACGAAATGGAACTGAAACCGGGGGGAGCCTATCGCCTGCGGGCGAAGTTCCGTGCGACGGAAGAGAACGCCAAGGCGCAGTTCATGCTGCAAAGCTATGTGCCAAACGCCTACTTCTGGGCCAGCCACCCCAATGAAGTCGCCGTGAAAACCAAATGGGAACCGGCCGAGTTCGTGTTTCGACTCCCTTCGCCGGGCGATGCAAACTACCACGAACAGATGCAGAAGTTTGTAGTTCGCATCGATTTCAAAGATAAGGCTGGCATGCTGTTCGTCGACGACGTGTTGCTGCAGGAAGTGGAGATGCTCGATGGCTTCACCTCGTGGCAACAGTTGGGGAACGACAAAAATTCGCTCGTCAAAGATCCCCTGTTCGAAGACTACGACGCCGACAACTTCCGCCTGAAATCCGCGTCGCCCGCCTTCGGGCTGGGCTTCAAACCAATCCCCATCGACCAGATCGGCCCCTATCAACACGAATTACGCGCATCCTGGCCCATCACCGAAGCCCCCGGCGCTCGAGAGAAACCACTGACAAGCCGTTGA
- a CDS encoding sugar-binding protein produces MKCPARTRALIAVSCLFTLLAVGCPGETPKPGPAGSGPAPTGTKRIVILTNGDDPFWDACEAGAMKAEEELGLTGQGYAVTFDRADFTDKGQVDKIKQYALQKDLVAFGISVFNPDSPAVAKELKALQDRGIKVVTIDGDMNREKYRDTRFAYLGTDNIVGGRELGRAGKALTPDGSKFAFFVGNTGAANAIARMEGFVEGAGEKFTEVERLEDRGDRPTARKNVQDALDRHPDTNMLVGIWAYNTPQAVAVVKDRKIRDKEKVLCFDSAEASISAMKDGNVDVMVVQNPYQMGFIGVKLLKALVEDDKAIVNEMYPTYSHEGTNDLFQTELRVVVPNAESPIKADLFEKDTVFMTLEEFEKWLKERGLTSS; encoded by the coding sequence ATGAAATGTCCCGCTCGGACTCGCGCTCTCATTGCCGTTTCCTGTCTGTTTACGCTCCTGGCCGTCGGCTGCCCCGGCGAGACACCCAAGCCTGGCCCAGCCGGCAGCGGACCAGCTCCGACGGGCACCAAACGCATCGTCATTCTCACCAACGGCGACGACCCGTTCTGGGATGCCTGTGAAGCGGGGGCGATGAAAGCCGAAGAAGAACTCGGTCTGACCGGTCAGGGTTACGCGGTCACGTTCGATCGGGCGGACTTCACCGACAAAGGTCAGGTCGACAAGATCAAGCAGTATGCCCTACAGAAAGACCTCGTCGCCTTCGGCATTTCGGTCTTCAACCCCGATAGCCCCGCCGTCGCCAAGGAACTCAAGGCCCTGCAAGACCGCGGGATTAAAGTGGTCACAATCGACGGCGACATGAATCGTGAGAAGTACCGCGACACCCGCTTTGCTTATCTGGGGACCGACAACATTGTCGGCGGTCGTGAACTCGGTCGAGCCGGCAAGGCACTGACTCCCGATGGCTCGAAGTTCGCCTTCTTCGTCGGCAACACGGGCGCGGCGAATGCCATCGCCCGGATGGAAGGCTTCGTTGAAGGGGCCGGGGAGAAATTCACGGAAGTTGAACGTCTGGAAGACCGCGGCGACCGCCCCACCGCGCGCAAGAACGTACAGGACGCCCTCGACCGGCATCCCGACACCAACATGCTGGTCGGCATCTGGGCCTACAACACGCCGCAGGCCGTCGCCGTCGTGAAAGACCGCAAGATTCGCGACAAGGAAAAAGTCCTTTGTTTCGATTCCGCCGAAGCCAGCATCTCGGCCATGAAAGACGGGAATGTCGACGTCATGGTGGTCCAGAACCCCTATCAGATGGGCTTCATCGGCGTGAAGCTGCTGAAGGCGCTCGTGGAAGACGACAAGGCGATTGTCAACGAGATGTATCCGACGTACTCGCACGAAGGAACGAACGATCTGTTCCAGACAGAACTCCGCGTCGTCGTGCCGAACGCCGAATCGCCGATCAAAGCCGACCTGTTCGAGAAAGACACCGTCTTCATGACGCTGGAAGAGTTCGAAAAATGGCTCAAAGAACGAGGCCTGACCTCGTCGTGA
- a CDS encoding ketopantoate reductase family protein, with product MRILVLGAGAIGGYFGGRLLDAGRDVTFLVRPERAKKLSKQGLSIQSASGDLHLTAPKTLLKENLREQFDLVILSCKAYDLDSSIDAIAPAIGPQTAVLPLLNGMRHLEVLDERLGSQHVLGGTCFISTRLEPNGSILHLSDVHIVRFGTRSPEQNDMATNVSAALSGAGFEALQCENILLDMWEKWIFLASMAGLTCLLRGTIGDVAAADGTDVAKALLDECREIATAAGYPPRPEAYQFALERLTAPGSPIAASMLGDLERGGPTEGEHVLGDLLRRRKNPASPDLSLLRLATLHLRTGQIRSSK from the coding sequence ATGCGAATCCTCGTCCTGGGTGCCGGCGCCATCGGCGGATACTTCGGCGGGCGTTTGCTCGACGCCGGTCGTGACGTCACGTTTCTCGTCAGACCCGAACGGGCGAAGAAGCTGTCGAAACAAGGGCTCTCGATTCAGAGTGCCTCTGGCGACTTACATCTGACTGCACCGAAGACGCTGCTGAAGGAAAACCTTCGCGAGCAGTTCGATCTCGTGATCCTCAGTTGCAAAGCCTATGACCTCGACTCTTCCATCGACGCGATTGCACCGGCGATTGGTCCGCAGACCGCGGTGCTGCCGCTGCTGAACGGCATGCGGCATCTGGAAGTTCTCGATGAACGGCTGGGTTCGCAGCATGTTCTGGGAGGCACCTGCTTCATCTCGACGAGGCTTGAACCGAACGGCAGCATCCTGCACTTGAGCGATGTCCACATCGTCCGCTTTGGCACGCGTTCGCCAGAGCAGAATGACATGGCAACAAACGTCTCCGCCGCGTTGTCTGGCGCCGGCTTCGAAGCCCTGCAGTGCGAGAACATCCTGCTCGACATGTGGGAGAAATGGATCTTCCTGGCCTCGATGGCCGGGCTCACCTGTCTGCTGCGCGGGACAATCGGCGATGTCGCCGCCGCCGACGGGACCGATGTCGCGAAAGCACTGCTCGATGAATGCCGTGAGATCGCTACAGCTGCCGGCTATCCGCCCCGGCCAGAGGCCTACCAGTTTGCCCTCGAACGGCTCACTGCCCCCGGTTCCCCCATCGCAGCGTCGATGCTCGGAGATCTCGAACGGGGCGGACCGACGGAAGGGGAACACGTCCTCGGCGACCTGCTCCGCCGCCGCAAGAACCCGGCGTCACCCGATCTCTCGCTGCTGCGCCTGGCGACGCTACACCTGCGAACCGGACAGATCCGCTCGTCAAAATAG
- a CDS encoding prepilin peptidase: MPNIAAFIFTKICLALDSRHRTLDSINSIVDFTSITSLHDMPFMIAVESLPLRLDFPAWFALPYLFIIGAMIGSFLNVCIYRIPTQDRFLDQLKSLSNRPSHCPRCGTNIRWFDNVPIFGWLKLRGRCRQCRMRISPRYPLIEFFNGCLWVLVFCMEVPLGMYTHLSDSCVYSDIGPQAFPGLGPLSPEWFVIIRFAFHLVLIEALLVASFIDFDLRIIPDGSTLPAMLFAIVCGLVIARVHLVPVWFQSPNMEQSFAIVTPDWVHPLLRGGAVPGWINLHPHLHGLAVSLAGLVVGGGLVWAVRLLGHFVLRREAMGFGDVILMGMIGAFLGWQATVIAFFIAAMCAILVVAVGFAWHGVQWLRGRPRTIDWMIPYGPYLSLGAVITILFWQPLFARTRHVFEMGVLLLPITLVMGIVFVVSLVLVQLAKRLLGISTDPPSPILWRPADQTWFFKGEHVDRHTCQWKTRDWDGCASGQGTIHAERWKQGNGGTQNWGGKRGL, from the coding sequence ATGCCAAATATCGCGGCCTTCATCTTCACGAAAATTTGCCTGGCTCTGGACTCTCGACACCGGACTCTCGACTCGATCAACTCCATCGTGGACTTCACCTCAATCACATCGCTGCACGACATGCCCTTCATGATCGCGGTTGAATCGCTGCCGTTGCGGCTCGACTTTCCGGCGTGGTTCGCGCTGCCGTACCTGTTCATCATCGGGGCGATGATCGGCAGCTTTCTGAATGTCTGCATCTACCGCATTCCGACGCAGGACCGCTTTCTCGATCAGCTCAAATCGCTGTCGAACAGGCCTTCGCACTGTCCCCGTTGCGGCACGAATATCCGCTGGTTCGATAACGTGCCGATCTTCGGCTGGCTGAAGCTTCGCGGACGGTGCCGGCAGTGCCGGATGCGGATTTCTCCGCGCTATCCGCTCATCGAATTCTTCAACGGCTGCTTGTGGGTGCTGGTCTTCTGCATGGAAGTACCGCTGGGGATGTATACGCATCTCTCGGACAGTTGCGTCTATTCGGACATTGGCCCGCAGGCCTTTCCAGGTCTGGGACCATTGTCTCCGGAATGGTTCGTCATCATTCGATTCGCGTTTCATCTGGTGCTGATCGAGGCACTGCTGGTGGCGTCGTTCATCGATTTCGACCTACGGATCATCCCCGACGGCTCGACGCTGCCGGCCATGTTGTTTGCCATCGTGTGCGGGCTGGTGATTGCCAGGGTGCATCTGGTGCCGGTGTGGTTCCAGAGCCCGAACATGGAACAGTCGTTCGCGATCGTGACGCCCGACTGGGTGCATCCGCTTTTGAGAGGCGGGGCAGTACCGGGGTGGATCAACCTCCATCCTCATCTGCATGGGCTCGCGGTCAGCCTCGCGGGGTTGGTTGTCGGCGGCGGACTGGTGTGGGCGGTTCGCCTGCTGGGACATTTCGTACTGCGTCGTGAGGCAATGGGCTTCGGCGACGTGATCCTGATGGGAATGATCGGCGCCTTTCTCGGCTGGCAGGCGACGGTCATCGCGTTCTTCATTGCCGCGATGTGTGCGATTCTGGTCGTCGCCGTCGGCTTCGCCTGGCATGGCGTGCAATGGCTGCGCGGGCGTCCGCGAACGATCGACTGGATGATTCCCTATGGCCCGTACCTGAGCCTGGGGGCGGTGATCACGATTCTCTTCTGGCAGCCGCTGTTCGCACGAACGCGGCATGTCTTCGAGATGGGAGTGCTGCTGCTGCCAATCACGCTGGTGATGGGAATTGTGTTTGTCGTGTCGCTGGTCCTGGTGCAACTCGCAAAACGCCTGTTGGGAATCTCGACCGACCCGCCGAGCCCGATCCTGTGGCGACCTGCGGATCAGACGTGGTTCTTCAAAGGGGAACACGTCGACCGGCACACCTGCCAATGGAAAACCCGCGACTGGGACGGCTGCGCGTCAGGTCAGGGGACGATTCATGCGGAGCGGTGGAAACAGGGGAACGGCGGGACGC
- a CDS encoding ABC transporter permease, translating into MSLDSAGSSFLQRHRNELGLLVAIVCVAVFTTFVSDSYRTYPRQNAETILRETALLGIFALGAGTVIIAGGIDLSSGSVIAFSGMTFCSVCLLLAPQVGGVPQTDALPAWILIAAFLVTMLAAFLVGSFHAWLITAIELPPFVATLASLVGLRSLAKLLIQDVTQIAYGSKTGKSTIGISDPIFYNLGNTWWIPVTIFLVLSLGLWILLSKTVVGRHIYALGGNEQAARLSGIRTDRLKWLAYCIGSMTAAIAGILYTSYVGTSEPTRDGAGYELNAIAASVVGGCSLTGGVGTVAGIMLGSLFLKVVIDSVAKSFQSRPDLVEGLVVGMLVVLAVAFNELRGSRGLKKQFFPGTLGLLNILILTLLAGLITFATSSPESKLRNGLIAAGGTLLLIGLRAVLERRPKKPATPPAAVA; encoded by the coding sequence ATGTCGCTCGACTCTGCCGGCTCCAGTTTCCTGCAACGGCATCGCAATGAACTGGGGCTGCTGGTCGCGATTGTCTGCGTAGCGGTGTTCACCACGTTCGTCAGCGATTCGTATCGGACTTATCCCCGGCAGAACGCCGAGACGATTCTGCGCGAGACCGCCCTGCTGGGAATTTTTGCCCTCGGGGCAGGGACCGTCATCATCGCCGGCGGCATCGACCTGTCGAGCGGATCGGTCATTGCCTTCAGCGGCATGACCTTCTGTTCGGTTTGCCTGCTGCTTGCGCCTCAAGTGGGAGGAGTGCCGCAGACCGACGCCCTGCCAGCGTGGATTCTGATCGCGGCTTTTCTCGTGACGATGCTGGCGGCATTTCTCGTCGGCAGCTTTCATGCGTGGCTGATTACCGCCATCGAATTGCCGCCGTTTGTTGCGACGCTGGCGTCGCTGGTAGGGCTTCGTAGCCTCGCCAAGCTGTTGATTCAGGATGTCACGCAGATCGCTTACGGCTCGAAGACCGGGAAGTCGACAATCGGCATCTCCGATCCCATCTTCTACAACCTCGGCAATACCTGGTGGATCCCCGTCACAATCTTCCTCGTGCTGTCACTGGGACTCTGGATTCTTCTCAGCAAAACCGTTGTGGGTCGGCACATCTACGCCCTGGGCGGAAACGAACAGGCAGCCCGTCTCAGCGGCATTCGCACCGACCGACTGAAATGGCTCGCCTACTGCATCGGCTCGATGACCGCCGCCATCGCCGGAATTCTCTACACTAGTTACGTCGGCACCAGTGAGCCCACGCGAGACGGCGCTGGCTACGAACTCAACGCGATCGCCGCGTCAGTCGTGGGCGGCTGCAGCCTGACGGGGGGCGTCGGCACCGTCGCAGGGATCATGCTCGGCTCGCTGTTCCTGAAAGTTGTCATCGACTCGGTCGCCAAGTCCTTTCAATCCCGGCCGGATCTCGTCGAAGGTCTGGTCGTGGGCATGCTCGTCGTGCTGGCGGTGGCCTTCAACGAACTTCGCGGCAGTCGCGGGCTCAAGAAGCAGTTCTTCCCCGGCACGTTGGGCCTGCTCAACATCCTGATCCTCACGCTGCTCGCCGGCCTGATTACGTTTGCCACCTCTTCTCCCGAATCGAAACTGCGAAACGGATTGATCGCGGCAGGCGGCACCTTGCTGTTGATCGGACTTCGGGCAGTTCTCGAACGCCGACCCAAAAAACCGGCCACTCCCCCTGCCGCTGTAGCATAG